In one window of Methanosarcina vacuolata Z-761 DNA:
- a CDS encoding LamG domain-containing protein, with protein sequence MLLIVSLLLLTSAGVASAALPYYIDPQRNLWLNISMDGSTQYFNVYNTPGYSPNGDAVMWAYDNFSSSNLDTSKWTSYKKGSSKSTVAIKNGQLILSGSGVTSSANVVLNKPFTNGIELAVNETISKGTGDVGTYTDASFGSGPLAGVTNEVDLDLCHIVLYSLHRLISILRLDNLVDIGSNSGTGWWHTVFSTVDGSFQSQGISRSIIWTNSSTSDAIMPNPGITLSEYTGENLPHTVAYSYDTYGNANMSMLNVNQNRLPLSIPDPYGCNQFNHIAVYYNSSGVFGHNWWMLVTTICTYSDSKYENACLYYSDDGLLWYVPPGVTNPIGKQIVSKYDSNVYGSDPDVVYNPATGKLMCYYVIGDDTGNVNVEDLKVKTYDGNTVSPEMKVIAHGVATTVLYDNTAGTFYIWTVDNDSNPNVIYRYTSTDGINFTNKQVVGQSSECEPYHVKVINRPGDSKLYALFTFKGNNDLYIATANKYTDNFTIQNSPLLQVDDSSSITHKNIEFSFSAGKFSDDGNILKLWITAKDTNGVWDAFYTQATQANGIWKVGNFTTLHAPVMTVKNEKCLNTPKQWMLSQGDYVNNKGVIRKINEIWGYKIGHTPKVKVTNMGTYMQIEVVPTDSQKVTDYQVMIPASFLNLSSQIDSLDIEPVPDDSENTTNSQVMASASLLNSSSQNDSPDIERVQAGKDTSTSKGVINWKGQNWYLTGDKANPGNNYWNTSGAWIDNQDRMHLTVVNNNSKWECTMLNSQYTYCYGTFTWTVASPVYTFDKNSVVGLCTYLDDNNALNLGISRWGDHNGNQLWYFIEPSIIKGNSKAYGVPPSIEGTNTTYRIEWKPNYIRFTSTKADGTVIAGYTNTNISTIPKEPENVIMNLWLVDPPSDGKNIELILSNFTVTDE encoded by the coding sequence ATGCTACTAATAGTATCTTTACTACTGCTTACATCAGCAGGTGTTGCTTCTGCTGCACTACCATATTACATTGACCCACAGCGGAATTTGTGGCTTAATATCAGCATGGATGGTAGTACACAATATTTCAATGTATATAATACACCTGGATATTCTCCAAATGGGGATGCAGTCATGTGGGCGTATGATAATTTCAGCTCAAGCAACTTAGACACATCAAAGTGGACCAGTTATAAAAAAGGGAGTAGTAAATCAACAGTAGCTATAAAGAATGGACAGCTTATATTGTCAGGTTCAGGCGTGACCTCCTCTGCAAATGTTGTGCTGAATAAACCGTTTACTAACGGAATTGAACTGGCAGTTAATGAAACGATTTCGAAGGGTACCGGTGATGTAGGTACATATACTGATGCTTCTTTTGGTTCTGGCCCACTCGCAGGTGTGACTAATGAAGTCGATTTAGATTTGTGTCATATAGTTCTCTATTCGCTCCACAGATTGATCTCTATCTTAAGACTTGACAATCTGGTTGATATTGGCAGTAATTCAGGAACAGGTTGGTGGCACACCGTTTTCTCCACCGTTGATGGATCATTCCAAAGTCAGGGAATATCAAGATCAATAATTTGGACAAATTCAAGCACTTCGGATGCTATTATGCCTAATCCTGGCATCACGCTAAGTGAGTACACCGGAGAAAATCTTCCACATACAGTTGCATATAGTTACGATACTTACGGCAATGCAAATATGAGTATGCTCAATGTAAACCAAAATCGTCTCCCATTATCTATACCTGACCCATACGGTTGTAACCAGTTTAATCACATTGCCGTATATTACAATTCATCTGGAGTATTTGGCCACAACTGGTGGATGCTTGTTACAACAATATGTACATATTCAGATAGTAAGTATGAAAATGCATGTTTATATTATTCTGATGATGGCCTGCTCTGGTATGTACCACCAGGAGTAACAAATCCAATAGGAAAGCAGATTGTATCTAAATATGACTCAAACGTTTATGGGTCTGATCCTGATGTTGTATACAATCCTGCGACTGGAAAACTTATGTGCTACTATGTAATTGGAGACGATACCGGTAATGTAAATGTAGAAGATTTAAAAGTTAAGACATATGATGGTAATACTGTTTCGCCTGAAATGAAAGTTATCGCTCATGGAGTAGCAACAACTGTTTTGTACGATAACACCGCAGGAACGTTTTACATATGGACTGTTGATAATGATTCCAATCCAAATGTAATATACAGGTATACTTCAACTGACGGTATAAATTTCACTAATAAGCAAGTAGTTGGTCAGTCAAGCGAGTGCGAACCCTATCATGTAAAAGTAATTAATCGTCCTGGAGACTCAAAGCTCTATGCGCTTTTTACATTCAAAGGCAACAACGATCTATATATTGCAACTGCAAACAAATACACGGATAATTTTACAATTCAAAATTCACCTCTTCTACAGGTTGATGACTCTTCATCTATCACACATAAAAATATTGAATTCTCTTTCAGTGCAGGTAAATTTAGCGATGACGGAAACATTCTGAAACTATGGATAACTGCTAAAGATACCAATGGGGTTTGGGATGCTTTTTACACACAAGCAACTCAGGCAAATGGTATCTGGAAAGTTGGAAATTTCACAACTCTACATGCTCCTGTCATGACAGTCAAAAATGAAAAGTGTCTCAATACCCCGAAACAGTGGATGCTCTCACAGGGCGACTACGTAAACAACAAAGGAGTCATAAGGAAAATCAACGAAATTTGGGGATACAAAATAGGTCACACACCAAAAGTAAAAGTAACGAATATGGGAACATATATGCAAATTGAAGTTGTGCCAACTGATTCCCAGAAAGTGACTGATTACCAGGTGATGATCCCTGCTAGTTTTCTTAACTTATCATCTCAGATTGACTCTCTGGATATTGAACCTGTGCCAGATGACTCCGAGAACACGACTAATTCTCAAGTGATGGCTTCTGCGAGTCTTCTTAACTCATCATCCCAAAATGATTCTCCGGATATTGAACGTGTCCAGGCAGGAAAGGACACGTCCACTTCAAAAGGAGTAATTAATTGGAAAGGGCAAAACTGGTATTTGACAGGTGACAAAGCAAACCCTGGCAATAATTACTGGAATACTTCGGGTGCATGGATAGATAACCAGGACAGAATGCACTTAACAGTTGTAAATAATAACAGTAAATGGGAATGCACAATGTTAAACAGCCAGTATACATACTGTTATGGTACTTTTACGTGGACTGTAGCTTCACCTGTTTACACATTTGATAAAAACAGTGTAGTAGGACTCTGTACTTATTTAGATGACAATAATGCATTAAATCTGGGAATTTCAAGATGGGGTGACCATAATGGAAATCAACTATGGTACTTTATAGAACCTTCTATAATTAAAGGAAACAGTAAGGCGTATGGGGTTCCACCGAGCATCGAAGGCACAAACACGACTTATAGAATTGAGTGGAAACCAAATTATATAAGATTCACATCCACAAAGGCAGACGGAACAGTTATAGCAGGCTATACTAATACAAATATTTCTACAATTCCGAAGGAGCCCGAAAATGTCATAATGAATTTGTGGTTAGTGGATCCTCCATCCGATGGAAAAAACATTGAACTTATACTAAGTAATTTCACAGTTACAGATGAGTGA
- a CDS encoding glycosyltransferase family 2 protein, translating to MTTVLPSRNNVIAFVPAHNEEDIIRSTIESILTQTVKVDVLVISDNSTDNTAGIVRSIAATDNRVNLIETVGNKFKKSGALNAAYENVDLNSYDYVLSVDGDTVIAPDLVEQALIEFQLDPLLGAVCSRAGVVKQETNGFFEKLVYHWQYVEYAEFDRSRVSQDRGIKVAHGMCTVYKVKAIKAVMQKRIDTGKVDCTVYDVHNITEDYELTMTLKELGYHTASGFGMLAWTDVPLKLNELWKQRVRWLRGGLDTLWEHGWNKSTRKDILNAGFFWIMLAFQILLLHYAFYDIVTGVYHPNWIFLLVMILMYVDSVYTLRYVQNPSNWDYLVRITFIPQIFYAWFTIAQLVYAYYLFLFKPNQDW from the coding sequence ATGACAACCGTTCTGCCCTCAAGGAACAACGTCATCGCGTTTGTGCCAGCTCATAATGAAGAAGATATAATCCGCTCTACCATTGAATCCATTCTTACTCAAACAGTCAAGGTCGATGTTCTTGTAATAAGTGATAACAGTACAGATAATACAGCGGGCATAGTAAGAAGTATAGCTGCTACTGATAACCGCGTAAATTTGATAGAAACTGTTGGAAATAAATTTAAAAAATCTGGAGCACTTAATGCTGCCTATGAAAATGTTGATCTGAATTCATATGATTACGTGTTATCAGTCGATGGTGATACAGTCATAGCTCCAGATCTTGTTGAGCAGGCATTAATCGAATTTCAACTGGACCCCCTGCTTGGGGCAGTGTGCTCTCGCGCCGGTGTAGTCAAACAGGAAACTAATGGATTTTTTGAAAAGTTAGTATATCACTGGCAGTATGTCGAATATGCAGAGTTCGACAGAAGCCGAGTTAGTCAGGATAGGGGAATTAAAGTCGCACACGGGATGTGCACGGTATATAAAGTGAAAGCAATAAAAGCAGTTATGCAAAAGCGCATCGATACCGGAAAAGTTGACTGCACCGTGTACGATGTGCATAATATCACCGAAGACTACGAGTTAACGATGACTCTAAAAGAACTTGGTTACCACACAGCTTCAGGCTTTGGGATGCTTGCCTGGACAGATGTCCCATTAAAACTAAATGAGTTATGGAAACAACGGGTTCGCTGGCTTCGTGGGGGACTTGACACATTGTGGGAGCACGGATGGAATAAAAGCACCAGAAAAGACATCCTGAATGCTGGATTTTTCTGGATTATGTTGGCTTTCCAGATTCTTTTGCTACACTATGCTTTTTATGACATAGTGACGGGTGTTTATCATCCCAATTGGATATTCTTACTGGTAATGATTTTAATGTACGTGGACAGTGTTTACACACTTCGATATGTACAGAATCCCAGTAATTGGGACTATCTTGTAAGAATAACATTTATTCCTCAGATTTTTTATGCATGGTTTACTATTGCTCAGCTGGTCTATGCATACTACCTCTTCCTCTTTAAACCGAATCAGGATTGGTAA
- a CDS encoding glycoside hydrolase family 16 protein, translating to MSSMLGLLMITNVADAETYLNWCGEEWWVRSGTGNPGGNYWSSSSNNVWIDENQKLHLTIQKVGDIWYSTEVDTTSTDYSYGVYKWTVSSPILNLDPNIVAAMFFRHNDANEIDIEATQWGWICSDRLSYSAQPNAYQSAITYDSPYQNATDVTYSFDWEPTYVHFTAKLSNGTVISDWNCTDQTSIPHVEGGVAMQMWLMNHLAPINGQNAEMVLSDFSYVPS from the coding sequence ATGTCAAGTATGTTAGGCTTGCTTATGATTACAAATGTTGCTGATGCAGAAACTTATCTAAACTGGTGTGGTGAAGAGTGGTGGGTAAGAAGTGGAACTGGTAATCCTGGTGGTAACTACTGGAGCAGTTCCAGCAATAATGTTTGGATTGATGAAAACCAGAAACTACACCTTACAATCCAGAAAGTCGGAGATATCTGGTATTCAACAGAAGTTGACACAACATCCACTGACTATAGCTATGGTGTATACAAGTGGACGGTTTCATCACCAATACTGAATCTCGATCCGAATATTGTAGCTGCTATGTTTTTCCGCCATAACGATGCCAATGAGATAGATATTGAAGCTACTCAGTGGGGCTGGATATGCAGTGACAGACTTAGTTATAGTGCCCAGCCAAATGCATACCAGAGTGCAATAACTTATGACTCTCCTTACCAGAACGCTACAGACGTAACATACAGTTTTGATTGGGAGCCAACGTATGTCCACTTTACTGCAAAGCTTTCTAATGGAACTGTCATATCTGACTGGAACTGTACAGACCAGACAAGCATTCCGCATGTAGAAGGTGGAGTTGCGATGCAGATGTGGCTTATGAATCATTTAGCGCCAATAAATGGACAGAATGCAGAGATGGTTTTATCTGACTTTAGTTATGTGCCATCTTAA
- the pdxT gene encoding pyridoxal 5'-phosphate synthase glutaminase subunit PdxT → MKIGVIAIQGAVSEHINALKKALKERGIDAEVVAVKHKGVIPECSGIVIPGGESTTLCRLLAREGIAEEIKDAASRGVPILGTCAGLIVLAKGGDEQVEKTSQELLGIMDTKVNRNAFGRQRDSFEAELEVEILDSPFTGVFIRAPGIVSCGPGVRVLSRLDDLIIAAEQGNVLALAFHPELTEDLRIHQYFLDKVFNC, encoded by the coding sequence ATGAAGATAGGTGTAATCGCTATTCAAGGAGCGGTTTCTGAGCATATTAATGCTTTGAAGAAAGCCCTCAAGGAAAGAGGGATAGATGCAGAGGTAGTTGCGGTAAAGCATAAGGGTGTTATCCCGGAGTGCAGCGGAATTGTGATTCCTGGCGGAGAGAGTACCACACTTTGCAGGTTGCTTGCCCGCGAGGGGATTGCAGAGGAGATAAAGGATGCGGCTTCAAGAGGAGTTCCGATCCTTGGGACCTGTGCAGGTTTGATTGTACTTGCAAAGGGTGGCGACGAGCAGGTTGAGAAAACCAGCCAGGAATTGCTCGGAATTATGGATACAAAGGTCAATAGAAACGCTTTCGGAAGGCAGAGGGATTCTTTTGAAGCTGAACTTGAGGTCGAGATACTTGATTCTCCTTTCACCGGCGTGTTTATAAGGGCTCCCGGAATCGTGAGCTGTGGGCCTGGGGTTCGCGTGCTTTCCAGGCTCGATGACCTGATTATTGCTGCAGAGCAGGGAAATGTGCTGGCTCTTGCTTTCCATCCGGAATTAACCGAGGATTTACGGATTCATCAGTACTTCCTGGATAAAGTGTTTAATTGTTAA
- the pdxS gene encoding pyridoxal 5'-phosphate synthase lyase subunit PdxS, producing the protein MDFEKLRHGTELIKRGFARMQKGGVIMDVTNPEQARIAEEAGAVAVMALQAVPADIRKAGGVARMADPEIVQQIIDTVTIPVMAKARIGHFVEAEILEALGVDMVDESEVLTPADPYFHIDKTQFTVPFVCGARNLGEALRRINEGAAMIRTKGEAGTGDVSQAVKHMKQIQGEIRALAGKTKEELIMVAREIEAPIELVVETSKMQRLPVVNFAAGGVATPADAALMMRLGADGVFVGSGIFKAENPEKMAKAVVEAVNNFDNPAKLAEISKGVGAGMKGISADTIPEKEALQERGW; encoded by the coding sequence ATGGACTTTGAAAAATTACGACATGGGACCGAACTTATCAAAAGGGGCTTTGCAAGAATGCAGAAAGGGGGTGTAATCATGGATGTTACAAACCCGGAACAGGCCAGGATCGCAGAAGAAGCCGGAGCAGTTGCTGTTATGGCCCTCCAGGCTGTTCCAGCAGATATAAGAAAAGCGGGTGGGGTTGCCAGGATGGCCGACCCTGAGATTGTCCAGCAGATTATTGATACGGTTACAATTCCTGTAATGGCAAAAGCCAGGATCGGGCACTTTGTCGAAGCCGAAATTTTAGAAGCTCTCGGTGTTGACATGGTGGACGAGTCTGAAGTCCTGACCCCCGCTGACCCCTACTTCCACATAGACAAAACGCAGTTCACCGTGCCTTTTGTCTGCGGTGCCAGAAACCTCGGAGAAGCCCTCAGGAGAATTAACGAAGGAGCAGCCATGATCCGAACTAAAGGAGAGGCTGGAACCGGAGATGTCAGCCAGGCAGTTAAGCACATGAAGCAGATTCAGGGCGAAATCCGTGCCCTTGCTGGCAAAACCAAGGAAGAACTCATTATGGTTGCAAGGGAAATCGAAGCTCCGATAGAACTTGTAGTCGAAACCTCAAAAATGCAGCGCCTGCCTGTGGTAAACTTTGCAGCCGGCGGAGTTGCAACCCCTGCGGATGCCGCTCTCATGATGCGCCTTGGTGCAGACGGGGTCTTTGTAGGTTCAGGCATTTTCAAAGCCGAAAACCCTGAGAAAATGGCAAAAGCCGTTGTTGAAGCCGTAAACAACTTTGACAACCCTGCAAAACTCGCAGAAATCTCAAAAGGCGTGGGCGCAGGCATGAAAGGCATCAGCGCAGACACTATCCCTGAAAAGGAAGCCCTTCAGGAACGCGGCTGGTAA
- a CDS encoding PKD domain-containing protein: MKNNRKSIWKITVSVFTVLMILALLSQGVCAKCVVTKTPLGAGTPPATERLTGGNNRIDYTAVAASNTDPRIVRFKDLSKGTETYIRWDFGDGTSKSGTKITSSLKYPVHKYSKTGFYISCMTIKCTGYNGKLWVHKNIVIS, from the coding sequence ATGAAAAATAATAGAAAGTCTATATGGAAAATAACAGTATCTGTTTTTACCGTATTAATGATACTAGCTTTATTGTCTCAAGGAGTCTGTGCAAAATGTGTTGTAACCAAGACTCCTCTAGGTGCAGGAACTCCACCAGCAACAGAACGTCTAACAGGTGGAAATAATCGTATTGATTATACTGCGGTAGCCGCTTCGAATACTGATCCTCGAATAGTGCGATTTAAGGACCTATCAAAAGGTACAGAGACATATATCAGATGGGACTTTGGGGATGGAACCTCAAAATCAGGAACAAAAATTACTTCATCACTAAAATATCCAGTGCACAAGTATTCAAAGACTGGTTTTTACATAAGTTGTATGACTATAAAGTGTACGGGTTATAATGGAAAACTGTGGGTTCATAAAAATATTGTTATTTCCTAA
- a CDS encoding DJ-1/PfpI family protein → MNFGFLIFPGLEELDLVGPWEIISLWSKFAQGPEKCFMVAENPAPVICSKGMSVNPHVTFADCPPLDFLLVPGGEGTQIEVDNPSLIQFVAEQAEQCQAVLSVCTGTFILHSAGLLSNRRATTHWASLQKLRDMGDVEVVEDRIVRDGNIWTSAGISAGIDMALAFVEYMTDEKTAGKIQLGAEYYPSGRSYGMMHKIPQAPEYLRKRD, encoded by the coding sequence ATGAATTTCGGATTTTTGATTTTCCCAGGGCTGGAAGAACTGGACCTTGTTGGCCCCTGGGAAATAATATCACTCTGGAGCAAATTTGCCCAGGGACCTGAGAAATGCTTCATGGTTGCCGAAAATCCTGCTCCCGTGATCTGCAGCAAAGGAATGTCCGTAAATCCTCATGTCACCTTTGCAGATTGCCCTCCACTTGATTTTCTCCTTGTGCCTGGAGGGGAAGGTACACAGATAGAAGTTGATAACCCATCCCTGATCCAATTCGTTGCCGAGCAGGCTGAACAGTGCCAAGCTGTGCTGTCGGTCTGTACTGGCACATTCATACTTCACAGTGCCGGCTTGCTCTCAAACAGGCGAGCCACTACACACTGGGCTTCCCTCCAGAAACTGCGAGACATGGGTGACGTGGAGGTAGTGGAGGATCGAATCGTAAGGGATGGGAATATCTGGACCTCGGCAGGCATTTCTGCTGGAATTGATATGGCGCTTGCATTTGTTGAATACATGACAGATGAAAAAACGGCGGGTAAAATTCAGCTTGGTGCCGAGTACTACCCTTCCGGCAGGTCTTATGGTATGATGCACAAAATTCCGCAGGCTCCTGAATATTTAAGGAAAAGGGACTAA
- a CDS encoding GNAT family N-acetyltransferase — MEDPSQHYLVVEVDGKLVSTCVMIIIKNLTRSASPYAIIESVVTHPDYRKRGIGTRLLKKAQEIAREKGCYKIMLLTGRKEAIPFYENAGFECKSKTGFIIRFDGR; from the coding sequence TTGGAAGACCCGAGTCAGCACTACCTTGTGGTCGAAGTAGATGGAAAACTGGTATCCACCTGCGTAATGATTATTATTAAGAACCTGACAAGGAGCGCAAGTCCTTATGCTATTATCGAGAGTGTTGTGACGCATCCAGATTATAGAAAAAGGGGGATTGGAACAAGACTTTTAAAAAAGGCGCAGGAGATAGCTAGAGAAAAAGGCTGTTATAAAATTATGCTCCTTACGGGAAGAAAAGAAGCTATACCGTTTTACGAAAATGCTGGATTTGAGTGTAAATCTAAGACAGGATTTATTATCAGGTTTGACGGACGCTGA
- a CDS encoding nitroreductase family protein, which translates to MTHIIVDQDRCTGCGFCVKMCSSGIIGLDDESNLPQVQEANVSHCLYCGHCEVFCPSQALTLNFLPDEKVLLPSDAGNISPEDVAFYLKKRRSIRHFTREPVPKEKILEVLDIARYAASGGNGQPVQWLIIHDPEEVKKIAGLTIEWMKNLLNTDHPMSGFVPMLISAWEQGIDVICRGAPHLLFAHIPEDNPIAPTDAIIALTHFDIAAPAFGIGTCWAGFVAAAAMSYEPLQNELGFPVGRKCAYAMMFGNPEYRVYGIPRRKPLEVMWK; encoded by the coding sequence ATGACTCACATTATTGTCGATCAGGATCGCTGCACAGGATGCGGCTTTTGTGTAAAGATGTGCTCTTCAGGTATTATCGGTCTGGATGATGAGTCTAATCTCCCCCAGGTACAGGAAGCAAACGTTTCACACTGCCTCTACTGCGGGCACTGTGAGGTTTTCTGCCCATCTCAGGCACTCACCCTGAATTTCCTACCTGATGAAAAAGTTCTTCTTCCTTCAGATGCAGGCAACATCTCTCCTGAGGATGTGGCTTTCTACCTCAAAAAACGCAGGTCTATCCGGCACTTTACCCGGGAACCCGTGCCAAAGGAGAAAATCCTTGAAGTCCTCGATATTGCCCGCTACGCCGCGTCCGGAGGTAACGGTCAGCCGGTACAGTGGCTGATAATCCATGATCCAGAAGAAGTAAAGAAGATTGCCGGACTCACAATCGAATGGATGAAAAACCTGCTTAACACCGACCATCCTATGAGCGGGTTTGTGCCGATGCTTATTTCAGCATGGGAACAGGGAATCGATGTCATCTGCCGTGGTGCTCCACACCTGCTTTTCGCCCACATCCCGGAAGACAACCCTATTGCGCCTACTGATGCTATCATCGCCCTCACACATTTCGATATCGCTGCACCGGCATTCGGGATCGGGACATGCTGGGCTGGCTTTGTTGCGGCTGCTGCCATGTCCTATGAACCTCTTCAAAATGAACTGGGCTTTCCCGTAGGAAGGAAATGTGCCTACGCAATGATGTTTGGCAATCCGGAGTACAGGGTTTATGGAATCCCCCGCAGGAAGCCTCTTGAGGTTATGTGGAAGTAA
- a CDS encoding IS1 family transposase produces MKNIQRIIFGDPEEIVEMLGANSEDYIGTSYVERINLTIRTSLVRFVRRTMNFSKIMKMHTKTFDLFQAWYNFIKPHDSLKLRINSKNRKWLQRTPPMAEGITYHIWNLKELLTFRVPVQ; encoded by the coding sequence ATGAAAAATATTCAACGTATTATTTTTGGAGATCCTGAAGAAATAGTTGAAATGCTTGGAGCTAATTCGGAAGATTACATTGGTACTTCATATGTAGAAAGGATAAATCTTACGATCAGGACCTCTCTTGTGAGATTTGTAAGGAGAACAATGAATTTCAGTAAAATAATGAAGATGCATACGAAAACATTTGATTTATTCCAGGCATGGTATAACTTTATAAAACCTCATGATTCTCTAAAATTAAGAATAAACTCTAAAAATAGAAAATGGTTACAAAGAACTCCACCAATGGCAGAAGGAATAACATATCACATATGGAATTTAAAGGAATTACTAACGTTTAGAGTTCCTGTTCAATAA
- a CDS encoding alkaline phosphatase: protein METKETDTLFIISILGLLLLGNVGSAAAVQFDSNSSVNFTNSTNCEFPVTPEANIKNVIVLIPDGCSQSVETLARWYSGKPLELDNMVTGTVSTYSTDSVITDSSSAATAFAAGYKTTNGFVSVGPSNSSVLSTLEIPPEELQYRPLATVLEGSKLEGKATGLVATSRITHATPAAFAAHVDNRDNETEIMKQMVYENIDVVFGGGSSYLTPVTGGGKRADGENLTKVLLERGYQYVDSRDQMMNLTTGKVWGLFASSHMMPDIDRSSLAPEQPSLSEMTNKSIELLSHDKNGFFLMVEGSQVDWADHANDPNYAVTDFLAFDKAVKVAVDFAKKDGHTLVLVFPDHNTGGMTIGSDYDPNYTSTTVEDVIAPLKGMKLSSTGLETKIGTDLSSENIKKQLKTWWGIDATDEDISEILKLYNDGKGLSLDYAISEVISRNHTVIGWTTHGHSGDDVPLWAYGPDHPTGHMDNTEIAGYIAKDLGFDLNKTNSNLFIEVGEVFSKDNGDGKLDKDEYLMNMTDSSNPVLEIGDAELPVDTNILIKNGVAHELEGIVVYAPATGKVYIPCEALSLVNGTKINGAQKAAEAA, encoded by the coding sequence ATGGAGACTAAGGAAACAGATACTTTATTTATTATTTCAATACTGGGACTTTTGCTGCTGGGAAACGTTGGTTCTGCAGCAGCTGTACAATTTGATTCGAATTCTAGCGTTAATTTCACGAACTCTACTAACTGCGAATTTCCTGTTACGCCGGAAGCTAATATAAAGAACGTGATTGTCCTGATTCCTGATGGTTGTTCTCAAAGTGTGGAGACTTTAGCTCGCTGGTATAGCGGAAAGCCTCTTGAGCTTGACAATATGGTGACTGGGACAGTCTCGACTTATAGCACTGACTCAGTCATTACTGACTCATCCTCAGCTGCAACCGCATTTGCTGCAGGATATAAAACTACTAACGGTTTTGTAAGCGTCGGGCCGAGCAATAGCTCTGTGTTAAGTACACTGGAAATTCCACCTGAAGAACTGCAGTACAGACCACTTGCAACAGTGCTTGAAGGTTCAAAGCTCGAAGGCAAGGCTACAGGACTTGTAGCAACCTCTCGTATTACCCATGCCACACCTGCGGCTTTTGCTGCTCACGTAGATAACAGAGATAATGAAACCGAAATCATGAAACAGATGGTTTATGAGAATATTGATGTGGTCTTTGGCGGCGGTTCCAGTTATCTCACACCTGTAACTGGGGGAGGAAAAAGGGCTGACGGAGAAAACCTGACAAAAGTACTTCTTGAAAGAGGCTACCAGTATGTTGACAGCAGAGATCAAATGATGAACCTGACCACTGGAAAGGTTTGGGGTCTTTTTGCCAGTAGCCACATGATGCCGGATATCGATCGTTCTTCACTTGCACCTGAACAGCCTTCTCTCTCAGAAATGACCAATAAGTCCATCGAACTGTTATCTCATGATAAAAATGGCTTCTTCCTGATGGTCGAAGGCAGCCAGGTTGACTGGGCAGACCACGCCAATGACCCTAACTATGCTGTAACCGATTTTCTGGCTTTTGACAAAGCTGTTAAGGTTGCAGTTGACTTTGCTAAAAAGGACGGGCATACACTAGTCCTGGTTTTCCCGGATCATAATACAGGCGGCATGACTATTGGCAGCGACTATGATCCCAATTATACATCCACAACCGTAGAAGATGTTATTGCGCCTCTCAAAGGTATGAAACTCAGTTCCACAGGCCTTGAGACAAAAATAGGGACTGATCTTTCATCTGAAAATATCAAAAAACAGCTAAAGACCTGGTGGGGCATTGATGCTACTGATGAGGATATATCTGAAATTCTTAAGCTCTACAACGATGGAAAAGGCCTATCACTTGACTATGCCATCAGCGAGGTAATAAGCCGCAATCACACAGTAATTGGCTGGACTACTCACGGGCATTCTGGAGACGATGTTCCTCTATGGGCTTATGGTCCTGACCATCCGACAGGCCATATGGATAATACCGAAATTGCAGGATATATAGCTAAAGACCTCGGATTTGACCTTAACAAGACCAATTCGAATCTCTTTATTGAAGTGGGGGAAGTTTTCTCCAAAGACAACGGAGATGGGAAACTGGATAAAGATGAATATTTGATGAACATGACAGATTCCTCAAACCCTGTGCTGGAAATTGGAGATGCCGAACTGCCAGTTGACACGAATATTCTTATCAAGAATGGCGTAGCTCATGAGCTAGAAGGAATAGTTGTCTACGCTCCGGCAACTGGTAAAGTCTATATTCCCTGTGAAGCACTTTCACTTGTAAATGGAACAAAAATTAATGGAGCTCAAAAAGCAGCCGAAGCTGCCTGA